The proteins below come from a single Chiloscyllium punctatum isolate Juve2018m chromosome 20, sChiPun1.3, whole genome shotgun sequence genomic window:
- the LOC140491862 gene encoding uncharacterized protein isoform X1: MTSRNHRSQNGMASSARENESLASEEGSCPTVSDSEENKVLLEQKAKDISNTFPKDLNDKAFARFLRAFRSVDQAFNAILRYLKWRKEFGVDSITVEDSDIKTELRSGKAVLLEEKDNAGRPILLVTAKLHHAKDRNLQSLMKFIVYLLETAGKQCDDDICDNFCIVFDMKDFSMNSMDYQFVKNLIWLLSNYYPERLGIWLIVNPPVLFSGCWVIIRSWKSKHPEEIHENTGRMCKLHADSRLRLESNVGPWCNEAAALTTEPPWNLEDLLEFRRMRSGVGKW; encoded by the exons ATGACTTCAAGAAACCATCGGAGTCAGAATGGAATGGCATCTTCGGCAAG GGAAAATGAAAGCCTTGCCTCTGAAGAGGGATCTTGTCCGACTGTATCAGACTCAGAGGAGAATAAAGTCTTGCTAGAACAGAAGGCAAAG GATATAAGCAACACATTCCCAAAG GATTTGAATGACAAGGCTTTTGCAAGGTTCCTGCGGGCTTTCCGATCTGTGGATCAGGCCTTCAATGCGATCCTCCGTTACTTGAAATGGAGGAAGGAGTTTGGCGTTGACTCAATCACTGTTGAGGACTCAGACATCAAGACTGAACTGAGAAGCGGGAAAGCAGTGTTGCTGGAGGAGAAAGACAATGCTGGCAG GCCCATTTTATTGGTAACAGCCAAACTTCATCATGCAAAGGATCGGAACCTGCAAAGTCTTATGAAGTTCATTGTATATCTTTTG GAAACAGCAGGCAAGCAGTGTGATGATGACATCTGTGATAACTTCTGCATTGTATTTGACATGAAAGACTTTTCAATGAACAGCATGGATTACCAATTTGTTAAGAACTTAATCTGGTTGCTCTCCAATTATTACCCAGAGCGACTAGGCATTTGGCTCATCGTTAACCCACCGGTGCTCTTCAGCGGCTGCTGGGTAATTATACGCAGCTG GAAATCgaaacacccggaggaaatccatgaaaacacagggcgaatgtgcaaactccacgcagacagtcgcctgaggctggaatcaaacgtgGGTCCCTGGTGCAATGAGGCAGCcgcgctaaccactgaaccaccatggaatttagaagatttgttggaatttagaagaatgaggtcggGGGTTGGGAAATggtga
- the LOC140491862 gene encoding uncharacterized protein isoform X2, producing MAKICQTFVSYIFAIFKCFTIRENESLASEEGSCPTVSDSEENKVLLEQKAKDISNTFPKDLNDKAFARFLRAFRSVDQAFNAILRYLKWRKEFGVDSITVEDSDIKTELRSGKAVLLEEKDNAGRPILLVTAKLHHAKDRNLQSLMKFIVYLLETAGKQCDDDICDNFCIVFDMKDFSMNSMDYQFVKNLIWLLSNYYPERLGIWLIVNPPVLFSGCWVIIRSWLDENTAKKVIFITKPEQLAEYIRLEVLPRNLFL from the exons ATGGCAAAGATATGTCAAACATTTGTGTCATATATCTttgcaatttttaaatgttttactATTAGGGAAAATGAAAGCCTTGCCTCTGAAGAGGGATCTTGTCCGACTGTATCAGACTCAGAGGAGAATAAAGTCTTGCTAGAACAGAAGGCAAAG GATATAAGCAACACATTCCCAAAG GATTTGAATGACAAGGCTTTTGCAAGGTTCCTGCGGGCTTTCCGATCTGTGGATCAGGCCTTCAATGCGATCCTCCGTTACTTGAAATGGAGGAAGGAGTTTGGCGTTGACTCAATCACTGTTGAGGACTCAGACATCAAGACTGAACTGAGAAGCGGGAAAGCAGTGTTGCTGGAGGAGAAAGACAATGCTGGCAG GCCCATTTTATTGGTAACAGCCAAACTTCATCATGCAAAGGATCGGAACCTGCAAAGTCTTATGAAGTTCATTGTATATCTTTTG GAAACAGCAGGCAAGCAGTGTGATGATGACATCTGTGATAACTTCTGCATTGTATTTGACATGAAAGACTTTTCAATGAACAGCATGGATTACCAATTTGTTAAGAACTTAATCTGGTTGCTCTCCAATTATTACCCAGAGCGACTAGGCATTTGGCTCATCGTTAACCCACCGGTGCTCTTCAGCGGCTGCTGGGTAATTATACGCAGCTG GTTGGACGAAAACACTGCCAAGAAAGTAATCTTCATCACTAAACCAGAACAACTGGCTGAGTACATCCGCCTGGAGGTTTTACCCAGGAATCTGTTTCTGTGA